A single window of Channa argus isolate prfri chromosome 10, Channa argus male v1.0, whole genome shotgun sequence DNA harbors:
- the btk gene encoding tyrosine-protein kinase BTK isoform X1 — protein MMSDSILEEIFIKRSQQKKKTSPLNYKERLFVLTQEKIAYYDFDSDKGKRKGFKGSVDLEKIKCVETVQPEPNSPQERMYAFQIIYDEGPLYIFARNEDIRNQWITKLKQMVRFNKDLMQKYHPCFWVDGVWLCCHQEVKQAMGCKVLDNNKNGIPSKQSRKSVTRKPLPPTPTEEKPGRPLPPQPEPPAASVGITVIAEYNYKPMTDQDLELRKDEEYIILEKSDINWWKARDKYGIEGYIPSNYVVETESGLERFDWYCKNTNRSQAEKLLKTENKDGGFLIRDSSKAGKYTVSLFTKSGGETSGSCRHYNICTTPQGQFYLAEKHHFNTIPDLINYHQHNAAGMVSRLKYIVSNRARPPSTAGLGYGKSVWEIDPHHLTFIKELGSGQFGVVKYGKWQGQHDVAIKMIKEGSMSEDDFIEEAKIMMKLRHENLVQLYGVCTTQRPIYIVTEFLSNGCLLTYLKEGLKQHPTTVQLLEMCKDVTEGMAYLETMQYIHRDLAARNCLVDGNGTVKVTDFGLSRYVLDDEYTSSAGSKFPVRWSPPEVLLYCKFSSKSDIWAYGVLMWEVYTLGRLPYERLNNTEIVDQVSRGLRLYRPQLANEKIYSIMSSCWHEATDERPTFQELALNVQDLLYELQ, from the exons ATGATGTCAGACAGTATACTGGAAGAAATCTTCATTAAACGATctcagcagaagaagaagacatcCCCTTTAAACTACAAGGAGAGATTGTTTGTGCTCACCCAGGAAAAAATTGCTTACTATGATTTTGATTCTGATAAAGGG AAGCGAAAAGGTTTCAAAGGATCAGTTGACCTGGAGAAGATCAAGTGTGTTGAGACGGTCCAGCCAGAACCTAATTCCCCACAAGAGCGCATGTATGCATTTCAG ATCATTTATGATGAAGGGCCTTTGTACATATTTGCTAGGAATGAAGATATTCGAAATCAGTGGATAACGAAATTGAAACAAA TGGTGCGCTTTAACAAGGACCTGATGCAGAAGTACCATCCTTGCTTCTGGGTCGATGGGGTGTGGCTGTGCTGCCACCAGGAAGTCAAACAAGCTATGGGTTGCAAGGTGCTAGATAATAATAAGAATG GCATTCCATCAAAACAATCTCGAAAAAGTGTAACCAGGAAACCTCTTCCTCCTACTCCAACAGAG GAGAAGCCTGGTCGACCTTTACCTCCACAGCCTGAGCCACCCGCCGCCTCTGTAGGCATCACTGTCATAGCTGAGTACAATTACAAACCCATGACAGACCAAGACCTGGAGCTCAGGAAGGATGAGGAGTACATCATCCTCGAGAAGTCTGACATAAACTGGTGGAAGGCCCGAGACAAATACGG aatagAAGGATACATACCAAGTAATTATGTCGTGGAAACAGAAAGTGGGCTAGAAAGGTTTGA CTGGTATTGTAAGAATACGAACCGTAGCCAGGCAGAAAAGCTGCTAAAGACTGAG AACAAAGATGGAGGCTTCTTGATCCGAGATTCAAGCAAAGCTGGGAAATATACCGTGTCTTTGTTCACAAAGAGTGGTGG gGAAACAAGTGGAAGCTGCAGACATTATAACATATGCACCACCCCACAAGGCCAGTTTTATCTGGCAGAGAAGCATCATTTCAACACCATCCCAGATCTTATCAACTACCACCAGCACAATGCAGCAG GTATGGTCAGCAGGCTGAAATACATCGTTTCTAACCGGGCACGGCCTCCATCAACAGCAGGGCTTGGCTATGGTAAAA GTGTGTGGGAGATCGACCCCCATCATCTTACCTTCATCAAAGAGCTGGGCTCTGGTCAGTTTGGAGTGGTGAAGTATGGAAAGTGGCAGGGCCAGCATGATGTGGCCATTAAGATGATTAAAGAGGGCTCCATGTCAGAAGATGATTTTATAGAAGAGGCAAAAATCATGAT GAAGCTTCGCCACGAGAACCTGGTACAGCTGTATGGTGTCTGCACCACACAAAGACCTATTTATATAGTCACCGAGTTCCTTTCGAATGGCTGCTTGCTGACTTACCTCAAGGAGGGCCTCAAACAACACCCAACAACAGTTCAGCTCCTAGAGATGTGCAAAGATGTCACCGAGGGCATGGCCTATCTAGAGACCATGCAGTACATCCACAGAGACCTG GCTGCAAGGAACTGTTTGGTAGATGGCAATGGTACGGTGAAAGTAACAGACTTTGGACTATCAAG GTATGTCTTAGATGATGAATACACAAGCTCAGCAGGATCCAAGTTTCCTGTTCGCTGGTCACCTCCTGAGGTCCTCCTCTACTGCAAATTCAGCAGCAAGTCAGACATCTGGGCATATG GGGTTCTTATGTGGGAGGTGTACACTTTAGGGCGACTTCCGTATGAACGCCTAAACAACACGGAAATAGTGGACCAGGTCTCCCGGGGTCTGCGTCTCTACCGCCCCCAGCTGGCTAATGAGAAAATCTACAGCATTATGTCAAGCTGCTGGCATGAGGCAA CAGATGAAAGACCCACCTTTCAGGAGCTGGCACTGAATGTTCAGGATCTGTTGTACGAGCTCCAGTAG
- the btk gene encoding tyrosine-protein kinase BTK isoform X2, whose amino-acid sequence MMSDSILEEIFIKRSQQKKKTSPLNYKERLFVLTQEKIAYYDFDSDKGKRKGFKGSVDLEKIKCVETVQPEPNSPQERMYAFQIIYDEGPLYIFARNEDIRNQWITKLKQMVRFNKDLMQKYHPCFWVDGVWLCCHQEVKQAMGCKVLDNNKNGIPSKQSRKSVTRKPLPPTPTEEKPGRPLPPQPEPPAASVGITVIAEYNYKPMTDQDLELRKDEEYIILEKSDINWWKARDKYGIEGYIPSNYVVETESGLERFDWYCKNTNRSQAEKLLKTENKDGGFLIRDSSKAGKYTVSLFTKSGGETSGSCRHYNICTTPQGQFYLAEKHHFNTIPDLINYHQHNAAGMVSRLKYIVSNRARPPSTAGLGYGVWEIDPHHLTFIKELGSGQFGVVKYGKWQGQHDVAIKMIKEGSMSEDDFIEEAKIMMKLRHENLVQLYGVCTTQRPIYIVTEFLSNGCLLTYLKEGLKQHPTTVQLLEMCKDVTEGMAYLETMQYIHRDLAARNCLVDGNGTVKVTDFGLSRYVLDDEYTSSAGSKFPVRWSPPEVLLYCKFSSKSDIWAYGVLMWEVYTLGRLPYERLNNTEIVDQVSRGLRLYRPQLANEKIYSIMSSCWHEATDERPTFQELALNVQDLLYELQ is encoded by the exons ATGATGTCAGACAGTATACTGGAAGAAATCTTCATTAAACGATctcagcagaagaagaagacatcCCCTTTAAACTACAAGGAGAGATTGTTTGTGCTCACCCAGGAAAAAATTGCTTACTATGATTTTGATTCTGATAAAGGG AAGCGAAAAGGTTTCAAAGGATCAGTTGACCTGGAGAAGATCAAGTGTGTTGAGACGGTCCAGCCAGAACCTAATTCCCCACAAGAGCGCATGTATGCATTTCAG ATCATTTATGATGAAGGGCCTTTGTACATATTTGCTAGGAATGAAGATATTCGAAATCAGTGGATAACGAAATTGAAACAAA TGGTGCGCTTTAACAAGGACCTGATGCAGAAGTACCATCCTTGCTTCTGGGTCGATGGGGTGTGGCTGTGCTGCCACCAGGAAGTCAAACAAGCTATGGGTTGCAAGGTGCTAGATAATAATAAGAATG GCATTCCATCAAAACAATCTCGAAAAAGTGTAACCAGGAAACCTCTTCCTCCTACTCCAACAGAG GAGAAGCCTGGTCGACCTTTACCTCCACAGCCTGAGCCACCCGCCGCCTCTGTAGGCATCACTGTCATAGCTGAGTACAATTACAAACCCATGACAGACCAAGACCTGGAGCTCAGGAAGGATGAGGAGTACATCATCCTCGAGAAGTCTGACATAAACTGGTGGAAGGCCCGAGACAAATACGG aatagAAGGATACATACCAAGTAATTATGTCGTGGAAACAGAAAGTGGGCTAGAAAGGTTTGA CTGGTATTGTAAGAATACGAACCGTAGCCAGGCAGAAAAGCTGCTAAAGACTGAG AACAAAGATGGAGGCTTCTTGATCCGAGATTCAAGCAAAGCTGGGAAATATACCGTGTCTTTGTTCACAAAGAGTGGTGG gGAAACAAGTGGAAGCTGCAGACATTATAACATATGCACCACCCCACAAGGCCAGTTTTATCTGGCAGAGAAGCATCATTTCAACACCATCCCAGATCTTATCAACTACCACCAGCACAATGCAGCAG GTATGGTCAGCAGGCTGAAATACATCGTTTCTAACCGGGCACGGCCTCCATCAACAGCAGGGCTTGGCTATG GTGTGTGGGAGATCGACCCCCATCATCTTACCTTCATCAAAGAGCTGGGCTCTGGTCAGTTTGGAGTGGTGAAGTATGGAAAGTGGCAGGGCCAGCATGATGTGGCCATTAAGATGATTAAAGAGGGCTCCATGTCAGAAGATGATTTTATAGAAGAGGCAAAAATCATGAT GAAGCTTCGCCACGAGAACCTGGTACAGCTGTATGGTGTCTGCACCACACAAAGACCTATTTATATAGTCACCGAGTTCCTTTCGAATGGCTGCTTGCTGACTTACCTCAAGGAGGGCCTCAAACAACACCCAACAACAGTTCAGCTCCTAGAGATGTGCAAAGATGTCACCGAGGGCATGGCCTATCTAGAGACCATGCAGTACATCCACAGAGACCTG GCTGCAAGGAACTGTTTGGTAGATGGCAATGGTACGGTGAAAGTAACAGACTTTGGACTATCAAG GTATGTCTTAGATGATGAATACACAAGCTCAGCAGGATCCAAGTTTCCTGTTCGCTGGTCACCTCCTGAGGTCCTCCTCTACTGCAAATTCAGCAGCAAGTCAGACATCTGGGCATATG GGGTTCTTATGTGGGAGGTGTACACTTTAGGGCGACTTCCGTATGAACGCCTAAACAACACGGAAATAGTGGACCAGGTCTCCCGGGGTCTGCGTCTCTACCGCCCCCAGCTGGCTAATGAGAAAATCTACAGCATTATGTCAAGCTGCTGGCATGAGGCAA CAGATGAAAGACCCACCTTTCAGGAGCTGGCACTGAATGTTCAGGATCTGTTGTACGAGCTCCAGTAG